One window of the Paenibacillus beijingensis genome contains the following:
- the uvrB gene encoding excinuclease ABC subunit UvrB, which produces MEQTALMDKKFELKSSYTPQGDQPEAIRQLVEGVKEGKRHQTLLGATGTGKTYTIANTIARLNRPTLVIAHNKTLAAQLCSEFQEFFPDNAVSYFVSYYDYYQPEAYLPSTDTYIEKDSSINDEIDKLRHSATSSLFERRDVIIVASVSCIYGLGSPIEYNSLVLSLRKGMEKPRDAILHKLVDIQYQRNDINFVRGTFRVRGDIIEIFPVANNERAIRVELFGDEIERITEIDVLTGEIVGERDHVAIFPASHFVTHEDTMKVALKNIERELEERLEQLREAGKLLEAQRLEQRTRYDIEMMQEMGFCSGIENYSGPLTFRDRGATPYTLMDYFPDDMLVVIDESHVTLPQVRAMYNGDRARKEVLVDHGFRLPSAMDNRPLKFEEFEQKVDQVIYVSATPGPYELEHCPEMVQQIIRPTGLLDPIIEVRPTKGQIDDLLGEIRDRISKDERVLVTTLTKKMAEDLTDYLKEVGIKVRYLHSDIKTLERMAILRDLRLGTFHVLVGINLLREGLDLPEVSLVAILDADKEGFLRSERSLIQTIGRAARNAEGRVIMYGDKITESMNQAISETARRRSIQVAYNEKHGVTPQTIRKRIYEVIEATKVAEQKADYLTGAAGKMTRKERQALMNRLEAEMKDAAKNLQFERAAELRDALLELRAEDS; this is translated from the coding sequence ATGGAACAAACGGCTTTAATGGATAAAAAGTTTGAGCTGAAGTCCAGCTATACGCCCCAAGGCGACCAGCCGGAGGCGATCCGGCAGCTCGTTGAAGGCGTGAAAGAGGGCAAGCGGCACCAAACGCTGCTCGGCGCAACCGGAACCGGGAAGACGTATACGATTGCCAATACGATCGCGCGGCTGAACCGGCCGACGCTCGTGATCGCGCACAACAAGACGCTGGCGGCTCAGCTGTGCAGCGAGTTTCAGGAATTTTTCCCCGACAACGCCGTTTCGTATTTTGTCAGCTATTACGACTACTATCAGCCGGAAGCGTACCTTCCTTCGACCGATACCTATATTGAAAAAGATTCCAGCATTAACGATGAGATCGACAAGCTGCGCCACTCTGCGACCAGTTCGCTGTTTGAGCGCCGGGATGTCATTATCGTTGCGAGCGTTTCGTGCATCTACGGTCTCGGTTCACCAATCGAGTACAACAGCCTTGTTCTCTCGCTGCGCAAAGGAATGGAGAAGCCGCGAGATGCGATACTGCATAAGCTCGTGGACATTCAGTATCAGCGCAACGACATTAATTTTGTACGCGGCACGTTTCGGGTGCGCGGCGATATTATCGAAATTTTCCCGGTGGCGAACAATGAGCGGGCGATTCGAGTGGAGCTGTTCGGCGATGAGATCGAGCGGATTACCGAAATCGACGTGCTGACCGGCGAAATTGTCGGCGAACGCGATCACGTCGCTATTTTTCCGGCATCCCACTTTGTCACTCATGAAGATACGATGAAGGTGGCGCTGAAAAACATCGAGCGCGAGCTGGAAGAGAGGCTGGAGCAGCTGAGGGAGGCAGGCAAGCTGCTGGAAGCGCAGCGGCTGGAGCAGAGGACGCGCTACGACATCGAAATGATGCAGGAAATGGGTTTTTGCTCCGGAATCGAGAACTACTCGGGACCGCTCACGTTTCGGGACCGCGGCGCGACTCCATACACGCTGATGGATTATTTTCCCGACGACATGCTTGTTGTTATAGACGAGTCGCACGTGACGCTGCCGCAAGTGCGCGCCATGTACAACGGCGACCGGGCCCGCAAGGAAGTGCTCGTTGATCACGGCTTCCGGCTTCCTTCCGCGATGGACAATCGGCCGCTCAAGTTCGAGGAGTTCGAGCAGAAGGTGGATCAGGTGATCTACGTATCCGCTACGCCAGGGCCCTATGAACTGGAGCACTGTCCGGAGATGGTGCAGCAGATTATCCGGCCGACGGGGCTGCTTGATCCGATTATCGAGGTGCGCCCGACGAAAGGGCAAATCGACGATTTGCTCGGCGAAATCCGCGATCGCATTTCCAAAGACGAGCGCGTGCTTGTGACGACGCTGACGAAAAAGATGGCGGAGGATTTGACCGATTATTTAAAAGAAGTCGGCATTAAGGTTCGTTATTTGCATTCCGATATTAAGACGCTGGAGCGGATGGCGATCCTGCGCGATTTGCGCCTTGGAACGTTTCACGTTCTGGTCGGCATCAACCTGCTGAGGGAAGGGCTCGACCTGCCGGAAGTTTCGCTCGTGGCGATTTTGGATGCCGACAAGGAAGGGTTTCTGCGGTCGGAACGGTCGCTTATCCAAACGATCGGGCGCGCGGCGCGCAACGCGGAAGGCCGAGTTATTATGTACGGCGACAAGATAACCGAATCTATGAATCAGGCCATAAGCGAGACGGCACGCCGGCGCTCCATTCAGGTCGCTTACAACGAGAAACACGGCGTGACGCCGCAGACGATCCGCAAACGGATCTACGAGGTGATCGAGGCGACGAAGGTAGCGGAGCAGAAGGCCGATTATTTGACGGGCGCCGCAGGCAAAATGACGCGCAAAGAGCGGCAAGCGCTAATGAACCGGTTGGAAGCGGAAATGAAGGATGCCGCCAAAAACCTCCAGTTCGAACGCGCCGCCGAGCTCCGGGACGCGCTTCTGGAATTGCGTGCTGAGGATAGCTGA
- the uvrA gene encoding excinuclease ABC subunit UvrA, producing the protein MASDRIVIKGARAHNLKNIDVTIPRDKFVVLTGLSGSGKSSLAFDTIYAEGQRRYVESLSAYARQFLGQMEKPDVDSIEGLSPAISIDQKTTSRNPRSTVGTVTEIYDYLRLLFARVGKPHCPQHGIEITSQTVEQMVDRIMEYPERTRLQILAPIVSGRKGEHSKLLADMQKQGFVRVRINGELNDLSEKIELEKNKKHNIEVVVDRIVVKEDVRSRLADSLETALNLSGGRVLVDVMEKEELLFSSNLACPVCGFSIDELSPRMFSFNSPFGACPECDGLGAKMVVDPDLLITDPGKTIDQGAFEAWAGSTSNYYPQFMAAVCKHYGIPTDVPVRDLAPEQMKKLLDGTGGERVRFVYENDFGHRKEAYVPFEGITQNLERRYRETASDSMREYIEAYMSAKPCGTCKGDRLRKESLAVTVGNENIAHVTTLSVGQARRFFDELTLSEKDRAIANLILKEISGRLGFLVNVGLDYLTLSRAAGTLSGGEAQRIRLATQIGSSLMGVLYILDEPSIGLHQRDNDRLIQTLEHMRNLGNTLIVVEHDEDTMLAADYIIDIGPGAGIRGGNVVAMGTPKEVMADENSLTGAYLSGRKFIPVPQQRRKTGEKWLEVRGAKENNLKNVNAKIPLGVFTAVTGVSGSGKSTLVNEILYKTLARDLNRAKARPGQHKEIRGLEQIDKVIEIDQSPIGRTPRSNPATYTGVFDDIRDVYASTNEAKVRGYKKGRFSFNIKGGRCETCRGDGIIKIEMHFLPDVYVPCEICKGKRYNRETLEVKYKGKSISELLELTIEDACEFFRNIPKIHRKLQTLLDVGLGYMNLGQPATTLSGGEAQRVKLASELYRRSTGKTFYILDEPTTGLHVHDIDRLLQVLHRLVDSGETVLVIEHNLDVIKTADYLIDLGPEGGSGGGTIVATGTPEQVIKVEGSYTGRYLKPILERDRKRTEEAALSREDESVAAAAAD; encoded by the coding sequence TTGGCCAGCGACCGTATTGTCATCAAGGGGGCACGCGCCCACAATCTCAAAAATATTGACGTCACAATCCCGCGCGACAAGTTTGTCGTTCTAACGGGCCTTAGCGGCTCCGGCAAATCGTCGCTTGCCTTCGATACGATTTACGCCGAAGGACAGCGCCGTTATGTGGAGTCGCTGTCGGCTTATGCACGGCAGTTTCTCGGTCAGATGGAGAAACCGGATGTGGACTCGATCGAAGGGCTGTCGCCCGCAATCTCCATCGACCAGAAGACAACAAGCCGCAATCCGCGTTCCACCGTCGGGACGGTAACGGAAATATACGACTACTTGCGGCTGCTGTTCGCGCGTGTAGGCAAACCGCATTGCCCGCAGCACGGAATCGAAATTACGTCGCAGACTGTCGAGCAGATGGTCGACCGGATTATGGAATATCCGGAACGGACGCGGCTGCAAATATTGGCTCCAATCGTTTCCGGCCGAAAAGGCGAACATTCAAAGCTGCTGGCCGACATGCAGAAGCAAGGGTTCGTGCGTGTCCGAATCAATGGAGAGTTAAACGACCTTAGCGAGAAGATCGAGCTGGAAAAAAACAAAAAGCATAATATCGAAGTGGTCGTGGATCGGATCGTTGTGAAGGAGGATGTCCGATCGCGGTTGGCCGATTCGCTCGAGACGGCTCTTAATTTGTCCGGAGGGCGCGTACTGGTCGACGTTATGGAGAAGGAAGAGCTGCTCTTCAGCTCCAATCTGGCTTGTCCGGTCTGCGGATTCAGCATCGACGAGCTTTCTCCGAGAATGTTTTCGTTTAACAGTCCGTTCGGAGCTTGTCCGGAATGCGACGGTTTGGGAGCCAAAATGGTCGTTGACCCCGATCTGCTCATCACCGACCCCGGCAAAACGATCGATCAAGGAGCATTCGAAGCTTGGGCGGGAAGCACCTCCAACTACTATCCCCAGTTTATGGCGGCAGTGTGCAAGCATTACGGCATTCCAACCGATGTTCCAGTCCGTGATCTTGCTCCGGAACAGATGAAGAAGCTGCTGGACGGAACGGGAGGAGAACGCGTTCGTTTTGTGTATGAGAATGATTTCGGCCATCGGAAGGAAGCCTACGTCCCGTTCGAAGGCATTACCCAAAATTTGGAGCGCCGTTACCGCGAAACCGCTTCGGACTCCATGCGGGAATATATCGAAGCTTATATGAGCGCAAAACCTTGCGGAACCTGCAAAGGCGACCGGCTCCGTAAGGAGAGCCTGGCCGTTACGGTAGGCAATGAAAATATTGCGCATGTGACGACGTTGTCCGTCGGGCAGGCGCGCCGTTTTTTTGACGAGTTGACGCTGTCGGAAAAGGACCGCGCGATCGCAAATTTGATTTTGAAGGAAATTAGCGGCCGCCTCGGGTTTCTCGTCAATGTGGGACTCGATTATTTGACGCTGAGCCGTGCCGCCGGCACGTTGTCGGGCGGAGAAGCGCAGCGGATCCGTCTGGCGACGCAGATCGGCTCGAGTTTGATGGGCGTGCTGTATATTTTGGACGAGCCCAGCATCGGGCTGCATCAGCGGGACAATGACCGATTGATCCAAACGCTGGAGCATATGCGCAATCTCGGCAATACGCTTATTGTGGTCGAGCATGATGAAGACACGATGCTGGCCGCCGACTACATTATCGATATTGGGCCGGGGGCCGGCATCCGCGGCGGAAATGTCGTTGCGATGGGTACGCCGAAGGAAGTGATGGCCGATGAGAACTCGCTGACCGGCGCTTACTTGAGCGGGCGTAAATTTATCCCCGTTCCGCAGCAGCGGCGCAAGACGGGCGAGAAGTGGCTGGAAGTGCGCGGGGCGAAGGAAAACAATTTGAAGAACGTGAATGCGAAAATTCCGCTCGGCGTGTTCACGGCGGTTACCGGCGTGTCCGGTTCCGGGAAGTCGACGCTGGTTAATGAGATTCTCTATAAAACGTTGGCACGCGACTTGAACCGGGCGAAAGCCCGTCCCGGACAGCATAAGGAAATTCGCGGTCTGGAGCAAATCGACAAGGTCATCGAAATCGACCAATCGCCGATCGGACGGACGCCGCGCTCGAATCCGGCGACTTACACCGGTGTATTCGACGATATCCGCGACGTATATGCCTCCACAAACGAGGCGAAGGTACGCGGTTATAAGAAAGGCCGCTTCAGCTTCAACATTAAGGGCGGCCGTTGTGAAACATGCCGCGGCGACGGCATCATTAAGATCGAGATGCACTTCCTGCCCGACGTCTATGTGCCGTGCGAGATTTGCAAGGGCAAACGGTACAACCGCGAAACGCTGGAAGTGAAGTATAAAGGAAAAAGCATTTCCGAGTTGCTGGAGCTGACGATTGAGGATGCGTGCGAATTTTTCCGCAACATTCCGAAAATCCACCGCAAGTTGCAGACGCTGCTCGATGTAGGGCTGGGGTATATGAATCTCGGTCAGCCTGCGACGACGCTTTCCGGCGGCGAAGCCCAGCGGGTGAAGCTCGCATCCGAGCTGTACCGGCGCAGTACCGGCAAGACGTTTTACATTCTTGACGAGCCGACGACCGGTCTTCATGTGCACGACATCGACCGTCTGCTGCAGGTGCTGCACCGGCTTGTCGACTCCGGCGAAACCGTGCTCGTCATCGAGCATAATCTCGATGTCATCAAGACCGCCGACTACTTGATCGACCTCGGACCGGAGGGCGGCAGCGGAGGCGGAACGATCGTTGCGACCGGTACTCCGGAGCAGGTTATCAAAGTAGAAGGCTCCTACACCGGCCGCTACTTGAAACCGATCCTGGAGCGGGACCGCAAGCGGACGGAAGAAGCGGCGCTTAGCCGCGAAGACGAAAGTGTGGCGGCAGCTGCCGCCGATTAA
- a CDS encoding MerR family transcriptional regulator, which translates to MRIKELADKLNISPRAVRFYEEKGILSPSKHPDNNYRIFTEQDARRLQTIISLREVGMSLEEIKSVLEELDRGEQDEVLYALELQRSVMFSQWVELKLNIEAADGMISQLKANRSLAWDDIFQLAQGLKRLRDQRSSWRDQWDFDRQASFHDELVLHTGEQSFNRHPEYKRTLKLIREWIHPIKGEKGLDIATGTGNLAALFMECGIAMAGIDQSKEMLKMCRRKFPEMETKLGNFLAIPYLDSSFDFAVSSYALHHLTEEQKLLALAEMRRVLNPHGRICIADLMFENEAERAAYIDNLSREDKPEWVDFIRQQYYADRSRLLQWFSENGYFTRSQQMSDLLHIIYAVPIALDPGGGESFLSSDIIDHSI; encoded by the coding sequence ATGAGAATCAAAGAGCTTGCGGATAAATTGAACATATCGCCACGGGCCGTCCGTTTTTATGAAGAGAAAGGTATTTTATCCCCATCCAAGCACCCCGACAACAACTACCGGATTTTTACCGAACAGGATGCGCGCCGACTGCAGACGATTATTTCGCTGAGGGAGGTCGGCATGTCCCTTGAAGAGATCAAGTCGGTGCTGGAGGAGCTGGACCGCGGCGAGCAGGATGAGGTTCTTTATGCGCTGGAGCTTCAGCGTTCGGTCATGTTTTCGCAGTGGGTGGAATTAAAGCTGAACATCGAAGCGGCCGACGGGATGATCTCGCAGTTGAAAGCGAACCGGTCGCTCGCATGGGACGATATTTTTCAACTGGCGCAAGGCTTGAAACGGCTGCGGGACCAGCGCTCCTCCTGGCGGGATCAATGGGATTTCGACCGGCAGGCTTCCTTTCACGATGAGCTGGTTCTGCACACCGGCGAACAATCGTTTAACAGACATCCGGAATATAAACGGACGCTGAAGTTAATCCGCGAATGGATTCACCCTATTAAAGGGGAAAAAGGGCTGGACATCGCGACCGGAACCGGCAATTTGGCGGCACTGTTCATGGAATGCGGCATTGCCATGGCCGGAATTGATCAGTCCAAAGAAATGCTGAAGATGTGCAGGCGCAAATTTCCGGAGATGGAAACGAAGCTGGGCAATTTTTTGGCCATCCCGTATCTCGACTCCAGCTTTGATTTTGCCGTTTCCAGCTACGCCTTGCATCATTTGACCGAAGAGCAGAAGCTGCTCGCTTTGGCGGAAATGCGCCGGGTGCTGAATCCTCACGGACGAATTTGCATCGCCGATTTAATGTTTGAAAACGAAGCGGAGCGGGCCGCTTATATCGATAACCTTAGCCGGGAAGACAAGCCGGAGTGGGTCGATTTCATTAGGCAGCAATATTACGCCGATCGTTCCCGGTTGTTGCAATGGTTTTCGGAAAACGGCTATTTTACCCGGTCTCAGCAAATGAGCGATCTTCTCCATATCATCTACGCCGTTCCGATTGCACTTGACCCCGGTGGAGGGGAGTCCTTTCTTTCATCCGATATTATTGATCATTCTATCTGA
- a CDS encoding sugar phosphate isomerase/epimerase family protein has protein sequence MKLGVFSVLFAQKTFEESLDYIASKGLEAIEIGTGNYPGNAHCNLDELLADEGKRKAFKQVVESRGLTISALSAHGNPLHPQKAISQEHDSVIRKTIELANRLEVPVVNTFSGCPGDHEDAKYPNWPIAPWPNDYQEILKWQWEAKLIPYWSELNTVATEAGVKIGLELHGGFSVHTPATLLRLREATGPAIGANLDPSHMWWQGIDPVQAVHILGRENAIHHFHAKDTTIDPINVNRHGVTDMQSYSLMLDRAWQFRSVGYGHDLKVWADIISALRLVGYDYVVSIEHEDGLMSVEEGFTKAVENLQQVLIKEPLGQMWWV, from the coding sequence ATGAAACTGGGTGTATTTTCGGTTCTTTTCGCACAAAAAACATTTGAGGAATCGCTTGACTATATTGCCTCCAAGGGGCTGGAAGCGATTGAGATCGGCACCGGCAACTATCCCGGCAACGCGCACTGCAATCTTGACGAGCTGCTCGCCGACGAAGGCAAGCGCAAGGCGTTCAAACAGGTGGTTGAGTCCCGCGGCCTGACGATCAGCGCGCTCAGTGCCCACGGCAACCCGCTGCACCCGCAAAAAGCGATTTCCCAGGAGCACGATTCCGTGATCCGCAAAACGATCGAGCTGGCGAACCGTCTCGAAGTTCCGGTCGTCAACACCTTCTCGGGCTGCCCGGGCGACCACGAAGACGCTAAATATCCCAACTGGCCGATTGCCCCTTGGCCAAACGATTACCAGGAAATTTTGAAATGGCAGTGGGAAGCGAAGCTTATCCCTTACTGGAGCGAGCTGAACACGGTCGCAACCGAAGCCGGCGTCAAAATCGGCCTGGAGCTGCACGGCGGCTTCTCCGTTCATACTCCCGCAACGCTGCTCCGCCTGCGCGAAGCGACAGGGCCGGCGATCGGCGCGAACCTTGACCCGAGCCATATGTGGTGGCAGGGCATCGATCCCGTTCAGGCCGTGCATATCCTAGGGCGCGAAAACGCGATTCACCATTTCCATGCGAAAGATACGACGATCGACCCGATCAACGTCAACCGCCACGGCGTAACGGATATGCAGTCTTACTCGCTTATGCTGGACCGCGCATGGCAGTTCCGTTCCGTCGGCTACGGCCACGACCTGAAAGTATGGGCCGACATCATCAGCGCGCTGCGCCTCGTAGGCTACGATTACGTCGTCAGCATCGAGCACGAGGACGGCCTGATGTCCGTCGAGGAAGGCTTCACCAAAGCGGTGGAAAACCTGCAGCAGGTGCTGATCAAAGAACCGCTTGGCCAAATGTGGTGGGTATAA